The genomic window GAATGAGGTAGTGATGTTGGCGGAATGTTAGAGGAAGATCAGCGAGGTGACGGGGGAGACGGTGGTGCGTGAGTTCCGGCTGCTCGGACCGGTGGAGGTGTGGGCGGACGGCCGCCGCCTCGACGGTGGTCCCCCGCAGCAGCGGCTCGTGCTCGCCGTCCTGCTCGCCGCCGCGGGCCGGGTGGTGCCCGCCGAAACCCTGATCGCCCGGCTCTGGGACGACGAGCCGCCCGCGGCCGCCCGCCGGGCCGTGTACGTGCACATCGCGCGGATCCGCCGGGTGCTGCGCGAGGCAGGTGCCGACGGCGCGCTGGTGGGGGCCTCCGGTGGTTACCGGCTGGACGTGGACGCCGGCGAGGTCGACCTGCTGCGCTACCAGCGGCTCACCGGGCAGGCCCGGGACCGGGACGATCCGCGCGAACCGCTGGCGGAGGCACTGGCCTGCTGGCGCGGCACGCCACTGGCCGGTGTCCCGGGCCGGTGGGCGGAGGACACCCGCAAGACCTGGTCGCGCCTGCACCTGGACACCACGATCGCGTGGTCCCGGGTAGCTGATCCGTCGCCGGCCATCGACCTGCTGACTCCGCTCGTCGAGGAGCATCCACTGGTCGAGCCGCTGGCTGCCGCGCTGATGCGGGTGCTGCACCGGGCGGGCCGGACGGCGGAGGCTCTGGACTGCTTCACGCGTACGCGAAAGAAGTTGGTCGAGGAATTGGGTCTGGATCCGGGCAGTGAGCTGGCCGCGACACATCAGATGTTGTTGTCGGTTCCCACGCCGGCTCCGGCGGTACGGGAGCGGCCCACCCAGCTGCCGCCCGACATCTCGGCATTCGTCGGGCGGAACGCGGAGATGGACGCGCTCGGGGCCGCCGCCGATCAGTCACTGATCGTCATCTCCGGCACGGCCGGGGTGGGCAAGACGACGCTTGCGGTGCATTGGGCGTCGACCGTGGCCGACCGCTTCCCGGACGGGATTCTGCACGTCAACCTGCGCGGCTTCGACCCGAGCGGCACCACGAAGACGCCGGCGGAGGCGATCCGCGGTTTTCTGGAGGCGTTCGACGTGCCGCCCCAGAGCGTGCCGGTGACGCTGCCCGCGCAGACGGGGCTCTACCGGCGGCTCGTGGCGGGGCGGCGCGTGCTGGTGATGCTGGACAACGCGCGCGACGCCGAGCAGGTGCGGCCGTTGCTGCCCAACTCCCCAGGGTGTCTGGCCGTCGTCACCAGCCGTCACCTGCTGCCCGCGCTGGTGGTCACCGACGGTGCCTATCCGCTCTCCCTCGACCTGCTCAGCGCCACCGAGTCGCGGCAGTTGCTGACCGCCCGCCTCGGCGCGGAGCGCGTGGACGCCGAACCTCGGTCGGTGGACGAGATCATCGATCGCTGCGCGGGGTTGCCGCTGGCCATGACCCTGATCGCCACCCGTGCCGCGGTGCACCGGCGCTTCGAACTGGCCGATCTGGTCGGGCAGCTGCGTGCGGCGGGCGACCGGCTGGACGCGCTGTCGAGTGTGGACCGCAGCATCGACGTACGCACGGTGTTCTCCTGGTCCTACGACGGGCTGAGCGAGGGCGCGGCCGAACTGTTCCGCCTGCTCGGGCTGCACTGCGGCCCGGACATCACCGCCCCCGCCGCGGCCGCCCTGC from Actinoplanes derwentensis includes these protein-coding regions:
- a CDS encoding AfsR/SARP family transcriptional regulator — translated: MTGETVVREFRLLGPVEVWADGRRLDGGPPQQRLVLAVLLAAAGRVVPAETLIARLWDDEPPAAARRAVYVHIARIRRVLREAGADGALVGASGGYRLDVDAGEVDLLRYQRLTGQARDRDDPREPLAEALACWRGTPLAGVPGRWAEDTRKTWSRLHLDTTIAWSRVADPSPAIDLLTPLVEEHPLVEPLAAALMRVLHRAGRTAEALDCFTRTRKKLVEELGLDPGSELAATHQMLLSVPTPAPAVRERPTQLPPDISAFVGRNAEMDALGAAADQSLIVISGTAGVGKTTLAVHWASTVADRFPDGILHVNLRGFDPSGTTKTPAEAIRGFLEAFDVPPQSVPVTLPAQTGLYRRLVAGRRVLVMLDNARDAEQVRPLLPNSPGCLAVVTSRHLLPALVVTDGAYPLSLDLLSATESRQLLTARLGAERVDAEPRSVDEIIDRCAGLPLAMTLIATRAAVHRRFELADLVGQLRAAGDRLDALSSVDRSIDVRTVFSWSYDGLSEGAAELFRLLGLHCGPDITAPAAAALLGSDTRRANVLLAELADAHLIVEHIRGRFGMHDLLRAYAAERFDDDPAGPLRRVLDYYLHSAYAADGLLYPHRDEVALDPPRAGVTPQVFDTDRQAAAWLDGERPVLLAAITQAASGYEAQAFRLALALVTFLDRRGHWDEMIAALSLALDAARRLGDAVGEGHSLRVLGWAYAHSGQYEKSAGLTRDALAVFEKLDDRVGQARAHRDLAQAFWRKGDHAGTLHHLSQVLRLSATAGLRAGPAFALYVQACVRFLSGDQPQAVALCRASVAEYRALGDRIGEAVAWEGRGMAHAGVGHHRSALICFRRALSLRRGANDRLLMADSLLLIGDTHAAAQRPGDARAAWLAAHKIFSELGHPDAERVEARLGQVRSLRSTL